The DNA region GTGCAGACCGCTTCCTTGCAATCCCTGTCCCTGCACGGCCCGGCATCGGCCCCGCAGGTGCTCTCGTCGCTTGCCGGCGACGCGGGTGGGAGAAGTGAGTTTGTGGTGGGGGCAGAGAACCGTGGGCTGGCTCGGCTGGTCGATCGGCTGGTGCAGGGCGCCGCCGACCCGTCGGCGGTGGCGGGGCTGCACCCCGTGCTGCTGGTGGGCCCCACCGGCAGCGGCAAGACCGAACTCACCCGCCGCATCGCCCATCAGTACCGCGCGTCCCGCGAGCCGGGCGCCGTGCTCACGCTCACCGCCAGCGACCTGCGCCGCGGGCTGGCCGAGGCGTCCCGCGCCCAAGACGCCGCTGCCTTCCGCGAGCAGCTCGGCTCGGCCGAGCTGCTGGTGATCGACGACGTGCAGCGGCTGGCCATCAGCGAGTCTGCCCAGCACGAGCTGTGCGGCGTGATCGACGCCATGGCCGGGCGCGGCGGGTTGTTGATCGGCGCCGCCTCGGGCCAACTGGCGTACTGCCAGGGGATCGCCGCCCGGCTCCGCTCGCGGTTCTGTGCCGGGCTGACGCTGGAGATCGCCCCGCTGGGGGTCGACGCCCGGGTGGCGCTGCTGCAGTCGGCCGCCCGCCAGCAGGGCCGCTCGATGACCGCCGCGGCCGCCCGGCTGCTGGCCGACCGGCTCCCCCCCGAACCCCGCCGGTTGCTGGGGGTGGTTCAGGAACTGGCCGGCCAAACAGCGGGGGTGATCGACCGCAACGCCGCCGAGGCGTACGCCGCGGCCCGCCTGCACAGCGAACCGGCCCTGGCGGACATCATCCGCACGGTGGCCCGCTACTACAAAGTCCCGGTCAAACTGCTCACCAGCGGCGTCCGCCGGCAGGCGGTGGTCACCGCCCGCAGCGTGGCCATCTACCTGGCCCGGCAGCTCACCTCGCTCAGCTACCAACGCATCGGCGCCGGGCTGGGGGGACGCGACCACTCAACCGTGATGCACAACTTCAAGCGGGTCGAACAGTCGCTCGCCCAAGACCCCAGGCTGGCCGCGGCGGTGGCCGACCTGTCGCGGCTGCTGAGCACCACATGACGCCACCAGGCATGAGGAAAACCTGTCGATACGGCGTCGACCGGCCGTCGCCCTCGACCCAACGCGGCCCGATCGCCACAAAACCATGAACACCCGCCGACCCCGCGTCACCAACCCTTCGACACCCGGCCAACACGTTTTGCACCGCCGACCAGCGTCCGTAACCCTAGCTGCTGTTTTGACTTAGCACCGTGATCCCGCGGCCTGTCGACACCCGGTCCCGCGGGCTACTACTACAACTGCTTCTTTATTCTTTCTGTTAGAGAAACACCCTAGCCATGAAGATCAACGGCAACCGCGAGCAGCTCCTGCAGGCCTTTAGCGCTGTCGCTTCGGTAGCGCCCACACGCAGCCCGATGCCGATCCTGCAGAACGTGAAGCTCGACGTCTCTGACGACGGCGCCACGCTGCTGGCCACCGACAACGAGGTGAGCATCCGCCACGCCGTGAGCGGGGTCGAAGTGTCGGCCCCCGGCGCCGCGTTGCTGCCGGTGGGCCGCTTCGGCTCGATCCTGCGGGAGAGCTCCGACGCGTCGCTGTCGATCGAGTCGGACGGCGCCAAGACGCTGGTGCGGGGCGAGCGGAGCCGCTTCAACCTGCCGGCCGAGAACCCCACCGGGTTCCCCAGCGTGGCAGACTTCGACGCCGAGTCGTACTTCGAGGTCCCGGCGCGGCTGCTGAAGGAAGTGATCCGCCGCACCATCTTCGCCACCGAGAACGAGAGCAGCCGCTACGCCCTGGGGGGCGTCAAGCTGGAGTGGGCAGACGGCGTGCTAATCGCGCTGGGCACGGACGGGCGCCGGCTAGCAAAGATGGAGGGCCCCGTCTCGGCCGTCGGCGATCCCAGCCCGCTGGGAGACGCCACCATCGTGCCGGCCCGGGCGCTCACGCTCATCGATCGAGCCATCAGCGAAGACGATGCAGTGATCCAGTTCGCCGTCCGGCAGAACGAGCTGCTGGTAAAGAGCCCGAAGGTGGTGATCAACGCCCGGCTGCTCGAGGGGCGGTTCCCCCGCTGGCGGGAGGTGCTGCCGCAACGCAACGACTCCGCCAAGATCGACCTGCTGGTCGGCCCGTTCTTGGCCGCGGTGCGTCAGGCGATGATCGTCAACACCCAGGACAGCCGCGGCGTTGATTTCACGTTCGGCGGCGGCAACGTGATGCTCAACGCCAACGTGGCGGACGCGGGCGACGCCCACGTCGAGCTCCCCATCGGCTACGACGGCCCGGAGATCGCCATCAAGCTCGACCCGCGCTACCTGGCCGACTTCCTCAAGGTGCTGGACTCCGAGAAGACCTTCACTTTCGACGTCAAAGACAGCGACGCCGCGGCCCTGGCCGTAACGGACGACGGCTACAGCTACGTGCTAATGCCCCTGGCCCGCGACCGGTAACGATTCACCACAAAGAACCGAGGTCACGACGGAAACCTGTCGCAGAGGCGCGGAGACGCAGAGGAAACAAATGAAATATTCCGTCCTCTGCGTCTCCGCGCCTCTGCGAGAGCCTTTTCTTCAACCGACGTGTTCGTCATGACGAGCCCCGATCAACAACTCACCGAAACACTGGCCGAGCTCAACCGGCGGCGGGAGCTTGCGCAGAAACGCTTCCACGGCCGGCAGCCCAAGGGCCTGAAGCGGGTGATGGGAGACCTGATCACCAAACGCGGCTACGGCAAGCCACAAACCGAGGGGCGCATGGCCGAGGCGTGGGCCGCGGCCGTGGGGCCGAACTTCGCGCCGCGCAGCCGCGCCGGCAAGCTGTGGCGGGGCCGGCTCGAAATAACAGTAACCAGCAGCGTGATGATGCAAGAGCTCGACCATCAGAAGAAGCGCCTGGTGGAGCGGCTCGCCGAGCTGCTCCCCGAGGCGGGAGTCAAAGACCTGCGTTTCCGCGTGGGCCGGATGAGTTAAACGACCAATGCGGCTTTACATAGATCGCGAAGAATAGAACACCGATCGTCGCGGATGAAGCGGATTAAAGAAGATGGACTTTTCCTGTCGTCCGTCATCCTTTCCATCCGCGATAATCCGCGTCCCATTCTTCGCCACCCGTAACTACACAACGCGTCACAACGAGGCGATTTAGTTCCAGCATGGCAGACGAGCAGCAAGACAAGCCCCAATCCGATAACCCGTCTGAAGAGTCGTCCGACCTCTCCCCCCCCGAGGGGACCTCGAACGACTACGGCAGCGACCAGATGCGCTACATGAGCGACCTGGAGCACGTCCGCGAACGGACCGGCATGTACATCGGCAACCGCGACACCCGCGGCATGCACCACCTGGTGACCGAGGTGGTCGACAACTCCATCGACGAGGTGATGAACGGCTACGCCAACCGCGTGGCGGTGACCGTGAACGTCGACGGCTCCATCACCGTCGAGGACGACGGCCGCGGCATCCCCGTCGACATCCACCCCGCGCTCTCCGCGCAGGTGGGCAAGGAGATCTCCACCCTGGAAGGGGTGATGACCATCCTCAAGTTCGGCGGCAAGTTCGACAACAAGGCGTACAAGACCTCCGGCGGCCTGCACGGCATCGGCGTCAAGGCCGTGAACTTCCTCTCCGAGTGGCTGGAGGTGTACGTCCGCCGCGACGGCCACGCCTACCAGCACGAGTACGAGCGCGGCCTGCCCCAGGGCCCCGTGCGCCGCATCGGCAAGGCCGAGGGCTCCGGCACGCGCACCACCTTCAAGCCCGACCCGCAAATGTTCGGCGACTTGAAGTTCGACTACAACACGCTCCACCGCCGCCTGAAGGAGCTGGCCTACCTCAATAAGGGCGTCCGGATCCTGTTTAAGGACGAGCGCAGCGGGCAGGGGGAAGACTTCTGCTACACGCGCGGCATCGTTGAGTACGTCGAGCACCTCAACCGCTCCAGCGAGCCCATCCACCCCGAGGTGGTGCACGTGTGGGGCGAGTTTGAGAACTGCGAGATCGACGTCGCGTTCCAGTACTCCGGTGAGTTCACCGAGAACGTCCACTGCTACGTGAACAACATCAACACCCACGACGGCGGCACCCACCTCTCCGGGTTCCGCTCCGCGCTCACGCGGACGCTCAACAACTACGGCAAGCGCGAGAACCTGTTCAAGGACCTGGTCCCCAGCGGCGAAGACTTCCGCGAGGGGCTCACCGCGGTCGTCAGCGTCCGCATCCCCGAGCCGCAGTTCG from Pirellulimonas nuda includes:
- a CDS encoding DUF721 domain-containing protein, yielding MTSPDQQLTETLAELNRRRELAQKRFHGRQPKGLKRVMGDLITKRGYGKPQTEGRMAEAWAAAVGPNFAPRSRAGKLWRGRLEITVTSSVMMQELDHQKKRLVERLAELLPEAGVKDLRFRVGRMS
- the dnaN gene encoding DNA polymerase III subunit beta, encoding MKINGNREQLLQAFSAVASVAPTRSPMPILQNVKLDVSDDGATLLATDNEVSIRHAVSGVEVSAPGAALLPVGRFGSILRESSDASLSIESDGAKTLVRGERSRFNLPAENPTGFPSVADFDAESYFEVPARLLKEVIRRTIFATENESSRYALGGVKLEWADGVLIALGTDGRRLAKMEGPVSAVGDPSPLGDATIVPARALTLIDRAISEDDAVIQFAVRQNELLVKSPKVVINARLLEGRFPRWREVLPQRNDSAKIDLLVGPFLAAVRQAMIVNTQDSRGVDFTFGGGNVMLNANVADAGDAHVELPIGYDGPEIAIKLDPRYLADFLKVLDSEKTFTFDVKDSDAAALAVTDDGYSYVLMPLARDR
- a CDS encoding helix-turn-helix domain-containing protein, whose translation is MQSLSLHGPASAPQVLSSLAGDAGGRSEFVVGAENRGLARLVDRLVQGAADPSAVAGLHPVLLVGPTGSGKTELTRRIAHQYRASREPGAVLTLTASDLRRGLAEASRAQDAAAFREQLGSAELLVIDDVQRLAISESAQHELCGVIDAMAGRGGLLIGAASGQLAYCQGIAARLRSRFCAGLTLEIAPLGVDARVALLQSAARQQGRSMTAAAARLLADRLPPEPRRLLGVVQELAGQTAGVIDRNAAEAYAAARLHSEPALADIIRTVARYYKVPVKLLTSGVRRQAVVTARSVAIYLARQLTSLSYQRIGAGLGGRDHSTVMHNFKRVEQSLAQDPRLAAAVADLSRLLSTT